One stretch of Eretmochelys imbricata isolate rEreImb1 chromosome 1, rEreImb1.hap1, whole genome shotgun sequence DNA includes these proteins:
- the USF3 gene encoding basic helix-loop-helix domain-containing protein USF3 isoform X1 — MPEMTENETPMKKQHRKKNRETHNAVERHRKKKINAGINRIGELIPCSPALKQSKNMILDQAFKYITEMKRQNDELLLNGGNNEQAEEIKKLRKQLDELQKENGRYIELLKANDICLYDDPTIHWKGNLKSAKVSVVIPSDQVQKNIIVYSNGSQPGGNNQGASVQGITFNVGHNLQKQTANVVPVQRTCNLVTPVTISGVYPTENKPWSQTTVSPLASSQPVPAETVLELSTSENEQDMLTSATASSQNACQSGTEQELQCSSSSTPQNDQNVPKIKNGQECTKLMKKTIMHGISIPSNTTIEASQVQQVNVTSSSLQDPRSEFQESFVVSATDTTCTPSVRLSIVDSLPSVNILKTTDLLSSAGVPVTSAIETVKAVTAISTLPAGPLDNCWSFSGSSGVGTSDLKNMSSLTRIPSAGITQTTWTTLQLAGNTVQPLTQTPSSVMTALLNEPVNGAGTISSTHNRHLAPSISLNTSVPGDGQAAEQNVVTLPSCPSVPMQPLITQPQVKTQPAGNIFPLNSAMQVIQMAQTIGSAVTAVPANQNVIILQPPNTTPCPPVVRAEVPSQTVSQQIVIIQAANQNSLPLLSAQPPGSLRVPVNGASPIASSNSSVQNASAPQTFGGKHLVHILPRPPSLPSSSATQTFSVTMSNQQQPQTISLNGQLFALQPMMSSSGASNQAPMQIIQPTTSEDPNTNVALNTFGALANLNQSISQMAGQSCLQLSLSQPTNPTTASSQIAPINCVSLPTSAASSIATESSTVLSSASNSINISPKKASAGLPSNIKSKRTNKKTSTKKHLAANSKASCPANPCRDAGKLDCTNVEATAEHSDGERLIENIPVVSQALAVSQANSVAAPTDVSISDCQSKETLSSEQMVSLPELSSTEVPSSSPLESVMSEQFVLVPSSSKDSTALLQTSRNNPLPNSVLPESSKSCVTTSISMSSATEAHVIISQVSGALAPQNSATTDHASEAESISETCSVGQESSIVMQTTDLLEGQGLTRMLSDLTKERTAMLKPSFSLQVEHSDFPPENSKTIKSNVDLPEKQELLLMNTEGDTLTQHHSCISDQEVVSGSLIASRQADSPMSTSSGSSRGFSVASMLPDTSREDVTSSTSTNTCNSCTFSEQTDIVALAARAIFDQENLEKSGGGIQVNLRDAASKSSEVAPLEREQQPFKPQTGKANVGQLEAAPNKFQAQDPVQTNVDRPVEKPSCSVGVETSNTVQISTSQSPNVTSLSVNNLIHQSRIIHPLVSCSGLSQPSEQATVPATEIRSISSSSYVNQSPGSAMMTEYVQDQLSAIRANAMQAPQMQEPHLKQQNHESRKDSAKRAVQEDLLLSTAKRQKQCQTTPVRLEGVALTNRTPDSIADQTQMLVSQIPPNSSNPVVSVSNQGHTDGLNRLFPSNNNFVTSALRQTEVQCSSQPSISEQQGQTGGQHLQPIQHVPAQGVSHLHSNHPYLKQQQAGQLRERHHLYQLQHHVPHAESSVHSQSHSVHQQRAIQQEVQMQKKRSLVQGTQASQLSLQQKHHGNDQTRQKSGQPHPHHQQIQQQMQQHFGASQPEKNCENPSTSRNHHNHPQNHLNQDIMHHQQQDVGNRQQGSGVSSEHVSGHNQMQRLLTARGLEQQMVSQPSIVTRPSDMTCAPHRQERNRVSSYSAEALIGKTPSNSEQRIGISLQGSRVPDQLEMRSYLDVSRNKGLVIHNMQSRISVDHAVGPEVQRLSDCQTFKPNGASQQPTGNFDVQASRNSEIGNSVSSLRGMQSQAFRISQNAGPPIERQKRLPYQPVRGIPTGNALPPRDNENTCHQSFMQSLLAPHLGDQVSGSQRSISEHQRNTQCSASSTIEYNCPPARESVHIRRDGEGQNRESCDMSMGTINTRNSSLNIPFSSSSSSGDIQGRNTSPNISVQKSNPMRMTDSHGTKSHMNTPVSSNMHGVVRPALPHPAISHGNAEQGQPSVRQPNSSVTQRSRHPLQDNSGSKIRQPERNRSGNQRHGNVFDPSLPHLPLSTGGSMILGRQQSTIEKRGSIVRFMSDGPQVSNDNAAPDQHALSQNFGFPFIPEGSMNPPINANTSFIPPVTQPSATRTPALIPVDPQNTLPSFYPPYSPAHPTLSNDISIPYFPNQMFPNPSTEKPSSGGLNNRFGSILSPPRPVGFAQPSFPLLPDMPPMHMTNTSHLSNFNLTSLFPEIATALPPDGSAMSPLLSIANTSASDSSKQSSNRPAHNISHILGHDCSSAV; from the coding sequence CTGAAGAGATAAAAAAGCTCCGGAAACAGTTGGATGAACTCCAGAAGGAAAATGGGCGATACATAGAACTACTGAAAGCAAATGACATTTGCCTGTATGATGAtcccacaattcactggaaaGGGAATCTCAAAAGTGCAAAGGTCTCTGTTGTTATTCCTAGCGATCAGGTTCAAAAGAACATCATTGTCTATTCGAATGGGAGTCAGCCTGGTGGAAATAACCAGGGGGCATCTGTCCAGGGAATAACTTTTAATGTTGGTCATAACttacaaaaacaaacagccaATGTTGTACCAGTTCAGAGAACTTGCAACCTAGTGACTCCTGTGACCATTTCTGGTGTTTACCCCACAGAAAACAAGCCATGGTCTCAGACCACAGTTTCTCCATTGGCGTCCAGTCAACCAGTTCCTGCTGAGACTGTGCTTGAACTTTCCACCTCAGAGAATGAGCAGGACATGCTTACCTCTGCTACTGCAAGCTCACAGAATGCTTGTCAGTCTGGGACAGAACAAGAATTACAGTGTTCCTCAAGTAGCACACCACAGAATGATCAAAATGTccccaaaattaaaaatggaCAAGAATGCACCAAGTTGATGAAAAAAACAATCATGCATGGCATCAGCATTCCTTCTAACACCACCATAGAGGCCTCTCAAGTTCAACAGGTGAATGTGACCTCTTCAAGCTTACAGGATCCTAGAAGTGAATTTCAAGAAAGCTTTGTCGTTTCAGCAACTGATACCACTTGTACCCCATCTGTGAGACTCTCCATTGTGGATAGCCTCCCTTCAGTAAACATCCTCAAAACTACAGACTTATTAAGTAGTGCTGGGGTCCCTGTAACTTCTGCAATAGAAACTGTTAAGGCTGTTACAGCAATAAGCACACTGCCTGCTGGTCCATTAGACAACTGTTGGTCTTTTTCAGGCTCTTCAGGTGTTGGCACTTCTGATTTGAAAAACATGAGTAGCCTTACACGGATCCCTTCAGCTGGAATCACACAAACCACATGGACTACTTTGCAACTAGCAGGAAACACTGTTCAGCCATTAACCCAGACACCGTCCAGTGTTATGACTGCATTGTTAAACGAGCCAGTTAATGGTGCTGGTACCATATCTTCCACCCATAACAGACATTTGGCTCCAAGCATCAGTTTGAATACTTCTGTGCCTGGAGATGGGCAGGCAGCTGAACAAAATGTTGTTACCTTGCCCTCTTGCCCATCTGTACCTATGCAGCCATTAATCACTCAACCACAGGTTAAAACCCAGCCTGCTGGAAAcatctttccattgaattcagctATGCAGGTAATTCAGATGGCTCAGACAATTGGGTCAGCTGTTACTGCGGTACCAGCTAATCAGAATGTCATAATTCTCCAGCCTCCTAACACCACTCCATGTCCCCCAGTGGTGAGAGCTGAAGTCCCCAGCCAAACCGTTAGTCAACAGATTGTAATTATACAAGCAGCTAATCAGaattctcttcctctcctctctgcccagccccctggTTCTCTCAGAGTTCCTGTGAATGGAGCCAGTCCAATAGCAAGCTCTAACAGCTCTGTGCAAAATGCCTCTGCTCCACAAACTTTTGGAGGGAAACATCTTGTCCATATATTACCAAGACCACCTTCTTTACCATCTTCTAGCGCTACACAAACTTTTTCAGTTACAATGTCAAATCAACAACAGCCTCAGACTATTTCTTTAAATGGACAGCTGTTTGCATTGCAACCTATGATGTCCTCGTCTGGAGCTTCAAATCAAGCCCCTATGCAAATTATTCAACCTACCACTAGCGAAGATCCGAATACCAATGTTGCCCTCAATACATTTGGTGCTTTAGCTAACCTCAATCAGAGTATATCACAAATGGCTGGGCAAAGTTGTTTACAGCTGTCCCTTAGTCAGCCTACTAATCCAACAACTGCCAGCAGCCAGATTGCCCCAATTAACTGTGTTTCATTACCAACTTCTGCAGCATCTTCCATAGCTACTGAAAGTTCAACAGTGTTATCCAGTGCTTCTAATTCTATAAACATTTCTccaaaaaaagcttctgctggtTTGCCATCAAACATAAAATCAAAAAGGACAAACAAAAAGACAAGTACTAAAAAACATTTAGCAGCCAACAGCAAAGCATCATGTCCAGCGAATCCTTGCAGAGATGCAGGGAAGCTTGATTGCACTAATGTGGAAGCTACAGCAGAGCATTCAGATGGTGAACGACTCATTGAAAACATTCCTGTAGTATCACAAGCCTTAGCTGTATCACAAGCAAACAGCGTGGCAGCACCAACTGATGTAAGCATTTCTGACTGTCAATCCAAAGAGACTCTGAGTTCTGAACAGATGGTGAGTTTACCAGAGCTGAGTTCAACAGAGGTACCGAGTTCATCACCGCTAGAATCTGTGATGTCAGAACAGTTTGTACTGGTTCCATCAAGTTCCAAAGATTCCACTGCTCTTCTGCAAACATCTCGGAATAACCCGTTACCCAACTCTGTGTTGCCAGAATCTTCCAAATCATGTGTTACCACCAGCATCTCAATGTCCTCTGCCACTGAAGCACACGTGATAATTTCTCAGGTTTCTGGGGCATTAGCTCCACAAAACAGTGCAACGACAGACCATGCTTCTGAGGCAGAAAGCATTTCAGAGACCTGCAGTGTTGGGCAAGAGTCATCAATTGTGATGCAAACCACAGACTTGTTAGAGGGACAAGGTCTAACCAGAATGCTGTCTGACCTTACTAAAGAAAGAACAGCGATGCTAAAACCCTCTTTTTCGCTTCAGGTGGAACACtctgatttccccccagaaaactCTAAAACTATAAAATCAAATGTTGATTTGCCTGAGAAGCAGGAACTTTTGTTAATGAACACTGAAGGTGACACTCTCACGCAACATCATTCCTGCATTTCCGATCAAGAGGTTGTTAGTGGTTCTCTTATTGCTAGCAGGCAGGCGGACTCTCCAATGTCAACTAGCTCTGGGAGCAGTCGTGGCTTCTCAGTTGCATCCATGTTGCCAGACACATCTAGGGAAGATGTAACCAGCAGCACATCAACAAATACATGTAACAGTTGCACTTTTTCAGAGCAAACTGACATTGTAGCTCTTGCAGCAAGAGCTATTTTTGACCAAGAGAACCTTGAAAAAAGTGGAGGGGGGATACAAGTTAATTTAAGGGATGCTGCCTCTAAATCTTCTGAAGTTGCACCTTTGGAAAGGGAGCAGCAGCCTTTTAAACCACAAACAGGTAAAGCTAATGTAGGACAGTTGGAAGCAGCACCAAACAAATTCCAAGCTCAGGATCCAGTGCAAACAAATGTTGATAGACCAGTGGAAAAACCCAGCTGTTCTGTAGGAGTGGAAACATCAAATACTGTACAGATATCAACTTCCCAATCACCAAATGTAACCAGTTTAAGTGTAAATAATCTCATACATCAAAGTCGCATCATCCACCCCCTTGTAAGTTGCTCAGGTTTATCCCAGCCTTCAGAGCAAGCCACTGTTCCTGCCACAGAGATTCGGTCCATATCATCTAGTTCCTATGTCAATCAGTCTCCAGGATCAGCTATGATGACTGAATATGTTCAAGATCAACTGAGTGCTATTAGGGCAAACGCCATGCAGGCTCCACAGATGCAGGAACCCCACTTAAAGCAGCAAAACCATGAAAGTCGCAAAGACTCTGCTAAACGTGCTGTCCAAGAGGACCTTCTGCTTTCTACAGCAAAGAGGCAGAAGCAGTGTCAGACAACACCTGTCAGGCTTGAAGGCGTGGCATTGACGAACCGAACACCAGACAGTATTGCTGACCAAACTCAAATGTTGGTTAGTCAGATCCCTCCTAATTCATCCAATCCGGTTGTGTCAGTGAGCAATCAAGGGCACACAGATGGTCTTAACAGATTATTCCCATCCAACAACAACTTTGTGACCTCTGCTTTGAGGCAAACTGAAGTTCAGTGCAGTTCTCAGCCATCCATTTCAGAGCAGCAAGGTCAGACAGGAGGTCAGCATCTGCAACCTATACAGCATGTACCTGCTCAAGGCGTATCTCATCTTCATAGTAACCACCCATACTTAAAACAACAGCAGGCTGGACAGTTAAGAGAGAGGCATCACTTATATCAGCTACAGCACCATGTTCCTCATGCAGAGAGCTCAGTCCATTCTCAATCCCACAGTGTCCACCAACAAAGAGCAATACAGCAAGAGGTGCAAATGCAAAAGAAACGAAGCCTTGTCCAGGGAACCCAAGCGAGTCAACTTTCTTTACAGCAGAAGCATCATGGAAATGATCAAACTCGGCAAAAAAGTGGGCAGCCTCATCCCCACCACCAGCAAATACAGCAGCAGATGCAGCAGCACTTTGGAGCTTCCCAGCCTGAAAAGAACTGTGAAAACCCTTCAACAAGCAGAAACCATCATAACCATCCTCAGAACCATCTAAATCAAGATATTATGCATCATCAGCAACAGGATGTTGGCAACAGACAGCAAGGCTCAGGGGTTTCATCCGAACATGTATCTGGACATAATCAGATGCAGAGACTTCTGACCGCCAGGGGCTTGGAGCAACAAATGGTGTCCCAGCCAAGTATTGTAACCAGGCCATCAGATATGACCTGTGCCCCACATAGACAAGAAAGAAACAGAGTTTCTAGTTACTCTGCAGAGGCACTTATTGGGAAGACGCCTTCTAATTCAGAACAGAGAATAGGGATATCCCTTCAGGGCTCTCGGGTTCCAGACCAGCTTGAAATGAGAAGTTACCTAGATGTTTCTAGGAATAAAGGTTTGGTAATTCATAACATGCAGAGTCGTATATCTGTAGACCATGCGGTTGGCCCAGAAGTTCAACGGCTTTCTGATTGTCAGACATTCAAACCAAATGGGGCCAGCCAACAGCCAACAGGCAATTTTGATGTACAGGCCTCAAGAAATAGTGAAATTGGTAACTCTGTATCATCCCTCAGGGGCATGCAATCACAAGCTTTTCGAATTAGTCAAAATGCTGGGCCACCCATAGAGAGACAAAAGAGATTGCCCTATCAACCGGTTCGGGGTATTCCAACAGGAAATGCTCTTCCGCCAAGGGACAATGAAAATACATGCCACCAAAGTTTTATGCAGAGTTTACTTGCCCCTCATCTTGGAGATCAGGTTAGTGGAAGCCAAAGATCAATTTCAGAACATCAGAGGAATACGCAGTGCAGTGCATCCTCCACAATTGAATATAATTGTCCCCCAGCACGAGAGAGCGTCCACATTCGAAGAGATGGTGAAGGTCAGAATAGAGAAAGTTGTGACATGTCTATGGGTACAATTAATACTAGGAATAGTTCTTTAAATATTCCTTTTTCAAGTTCTTCTTCCTCAGGAGATATTCAAGGTCGAAACACAAGCCCAAATATTTCTGTACAGAAGTCCAATCCCATGAGAATGACTGACAGTCATGGAACCAAGAGCCACATGAATACACCTGTTTCTAGCAACATGCATGGAGTTGTCCGGCcagctctcccacaccctgctATCTCTCATGGGAATGCTGAGCAAGGGCAACCATCTGTTCGTCAGCCAAATTCTTCAGTTACTCAGCGATCAAGGCATCCTCTGCAGGATAATAGTGGTTCTAAAATCCGCCAGCCTGAAAGGAATCGATCTGGAAATCAAAGACATGGAAATGTATTTGACCCTAGTCTGCCCCATCTTCCCCTGTCTACTGGTGGCAGTATGATCCTTGGGCGCCAGCAATCTACGATAGAAAAAAGAGGCAGCATTGTCCGTTTTATGTCTGATGGCCCTCAAGTGTCTAATGATAATGCAGCCCCTGACCAGCATGCTTTGTCTCAAAATTTTGGATTCCCATTTATTCCAGAGGGAAGTATGAATCCACCAATAAATGCCAATACTTCTTTCATTCCACCAGTTACTCAGCCCAGTGCCACTCGAACACCAGCCCTAATCCCAGTAGATCCTCAAAATACACTGCCATCTTTCTATCCGCCTTATTCTCCTGCTCATCCTACTCTTTCCAATGACATTTCTATCCCTTACTTTCCCAATCAAATGTTTCCTAATCCAAGCACAGAAAAGCCCAGTAGCGGAGGTTTAAACAATCGATTTGGATCCATTTTATCTCCTCCCAGACCAGTTGGTTTTGCTCAGCCAAGTTTTCCTCTTCTCCCAGATATGCCGCCAATGCACATGACCAATACGTCACACTTATCCAATTTTAACTTGACATCTTTGTTTCCAGAAATAGCCACAGCTCTTCCTCCAGATGGTTCGGCAATGTCACCTTTGCTTTCAATAGCAAACACGTCAGCTTCAGATTCTTCCAAGCAGTCCTCAAACCGACCTGCCCACAACATAAGCCATATTCTAGGTCATGATTGTAGTTCAGCTGTATGA